The Tenebrio molitor chromosome 3, icTenMoli1.1, whole genome shotgun sequence genome contains a region encoding:
- the LOC138125640 gene encoding uncharacterized protein yields MLSIRFCIVFVAIPLCATAQNPILVQYYQSHVAQIRESLRVENISQDCSRQIDLYVTGLENREFWAWQMFDANSKFPSGLLAGNFYDLGNFDECLNVTSAEVLGKYCLGTIPVDPNGLATAKLGLTKGGQLRMLGNDPQFSGLHFAACIPHKCTVEDATKTYLLTTFDEKYCYSKETQPKLDAGAIATITILSVFLLIVILSTSYDLYLYYKGYRPGSDITVAFSFFTNGRKLIKSTTNPEQLLCLNGMKAISMMWIVMAHEYVNGSWGAVANYLIISEFIQERANMFVVGATIAVDTFFVIGGLVTVYTFLKATDKGVKFNIVLYYVHRYLRLTPAVAIVILIHATLLKHLGDGPLWSSIDDHLVESCRKHWWAALLYIQNYVHDEQACVPQTWYLSIDMQLFILSPLILLPLKRKPKWTLIGLVVLVIAGIVVPFAVAFHQELTAFLFGDKDNVEKYMFSYYEQTYGRFGAYVIGMILGYLIYKFKKNDVEIKFKWFTTLSLWIICLAGGLACVYAGHGTMVSEYNKWSHSLYIAFNRPAWALAISGIIFLCVAGYGGPVNVFLSAPVFQFLSKISYAIYLVHYELILVRAASYKTEIMIEHFYVFFNFWGDFMFSVALAILLCLTFESPMITIEKLLFNRATKPPNKTKTAARRLLRQIKFTSNQTVQDKKMKLSKCVLVVLFVIQKVACQVSYQEILNGISVETTQQLSPQCQQDLNRTTVLTSLYWLMVDSSSRIPSGVARGNVVPMGNYDECLGIEEVPTKFCKAALQFNLPSDVPKLKRINTEAVGVAQKSEAVSIGVYYCVLKSCSTEDLDIIFNGFVKFDDGQCWSSDSGPALDAAAIIAITIFALFGAITLVSTLYDIYLNYRDLNPRFPVEIAFSMYTNGKKLFRLGNSQQLECLNGIKALSMLWVVLGHVYMAYVFVPLDNYVDVYNWLDSTYSQYIAGATVSVDTFLVIGGFLTIYTFQATMDKGVKFNVPLYYFHRYLRLTPALAAMLLAHAALFNYFGSGPLWQNTDAYLSKACRKYWWSTLLYVQNYANPDGTCIPQSWYLSVDMQLFLVSPIILVLMRQWPIWGYILLTILSVLSMVASFLIGWFFELDGQLSGNISGNITDYMEYYYMPTHTRMVPYLIGVMLGYAIYKMKTSGKKPKINTILVIFGWILSLGVMAACIYGGHTLQFTQYDKLANSFYISLMRPAWAIAICWVIFACVTDHGGPINQFLSLPIFQILSRLSYSIYLVHYSFIFMNNFYTRSPLHFTDYNAFHKFWGDLAFSLAIAVVWTLVFESPIIVLEKVLLKKGGESKGDKKSALV; encoded by the exons ATGTTATCGAtaagattttgtattgttttcgTCGCAATCCCACTGTGCGCGACCGCTCAAAACCCAATTTTGGTCCAGTACTATCAAAGTCATGTCGCCCAAATTAGGGAATCTTTGAGAGTAGAGAACATCTCTCAAGACTGTTCCAGACAGATTGATCTTTATGTGACGGGGCTAGAAAATCGGGAGTTCTGGGCATGGCAAA tGTTCGATGCCAACAGCAAATTCCCTTCAGGACTCTTGGCTGGGAACTTCTACGATTTGGGAAATTTTGACGAGTGCTTGAATGTCACTTCTGCTGAAGTGTTGGGTAAATATTGTTTGGGGACAATTCCAGTAGATCCCAACGGATTAGCAACAGCGAAATTG GGGTTGACCAAAGGTGGACAACTACGAATGTTAGGCAACGACCCTCAGTTCTCCGGTCTTCATTTTGCCGCGTGCATTCCTCACAAATGCACCGTCGAAGACGCCACAAAAACCTATCTCCTCACAACTTTTGACGAGAAGTACTGTTACAGCAAAGAGACGCAACCAAAACTAGACGCTGGAGCAATTGCAACCAT aACCATCTTGAGCGTCTTTCTTCTCATTGTGATCCTCTCGACGAGTTACGATCTCTACCTCTACTACAAGGGATACA GACCAGGCAGTGACATTACCGTGGCGTTCTCGTTCTTCACCAATGGGAGGAAACTGATCAAGTCCACGACAAATCCAGAACAACTGCTGTGTCTCAATGGAATGAAGGCTATAAGTATGATGTGGATAGTGATGGCACATGAATATGTCAACGGGTCTTGGGGAGCGGTGgccaattatttaataatttctgag TTTATCCAAGAAAGAGCTAACATGTTTGTGGTTGGAGCAACGATTGCTGTCGACACTTTCTTTGTAATTGGGGGGTTGGTCACTGTGTATACTTTTCTCAAAGCTACCGACAAAGGAGTCAAGTTTAATATTGTGTTGTACTACGTACACAGATACTTGCG ttTAACTCCAGCTGTGGCAATCGTCATACTAATCCATGCCACTTTATTGAAACATTTGGGCGATGGGCCTTTATGGAGTTCAATCGACGACCATTTGGTGGAATCATGTCGAAAACATTGGTGGGCTGCTTTACTCTACATCCAAAACTATGTCCACGACGAACAAGCG tgtGTGCCGCAAACCTGGTACTTATCTATCGACATGCAACTATTCATTTTGTCACCTTTAATTCTCTTACCTCTGAAGCGGAAACCAAAATGGACTCTAATAGGATTGGTGGTACTTGTAATTGCCGGAATTGTGGTACCATTTGCAGTGGCGTTTCACCAAGAATTGACTGCATTTTTATTTGGGGACAA AGATAATGTAGAAAAGTATATGTTTTCGTACTATGAACAAACTTATGGAAGATTTGGAGCTTACGTGATTGGCATGATTCTTGGATATTTGATATATAAATTTAAGAAGAATgatgttgaaattaaatttaagtgg tttaccACATTATCGCTGTGGATAATTTGTCTAGCCGGTGGTTTGGCTTGCGTTTATGCAGGACACGGCACGATGGTCTCCGAATACAACAAATGGTCTCATTCGTTATATATTGCCTTTAATCGACCGGCGTGGGCTTTGGCCATTAGcggtataatttttttatgcgtCGCCGGTTACGGGG GACCCGTTAATGTCTTCTTGTCGGCGCCCGTATTTCAGTTCTTGTCCAAAATTTCTTATGCAATTTACTTGGTGCACTACGAGCTGATTCTTGTCAGGGCTGCTTCCTACAAAACCGAAATTATGATCGAACACTTCTACGTG tttttcaatTTCTGGGGTGATTTCATGTTTAGCGTGGCGTTAGCTATATTACTGTGTTTAACCTTTGAATCTCCAATGATCACGATAGAGAAATTACTTTTTAATAGAG CCACAAAACCAccaaacaaaaccaaaacaGCAGCCA GGCGGCTCCTTCGGCAAATCAA ATTCACTTCGAATCAGACAGTGCAAGACAAGAAAATGAAGCTTAGCAAGTGCGTGTTGGTAGTTCTCTTCGTGATTCAAAAAGTAGCTTGTCAAGTCTCTTACCAAGAGATTTTGAATGGAATTAGTGTTGAAACCACACAGCAACTCTCCCCGCAATGTCAACAAGATCTCAATCGTACCACGGTACTAACCTCTTTGTATTGGCTAA TGGTGGATTCTAGCTCAAGAATACCGTCTGGAGTCGCAAGAGGGAATGTAGTACCCATGGGAAACTACGACGAGTGCTTGGGGATAGAAGAAGTAccaacaaaattttgcaaagCAGCTCTGCAATTTAACTTACCTAGTGATGTTCCAAAACTAAAAAGAATT AATACTGAGGCCGTCGGGGTTGCTCAAAAATCTGAGGCTGTCAGCATCGGTGTGTACTACTGCGTACTGAAATCTTGCAGTACTGAAGACTTGGACATCATTTTCAACGGATTCGTCAAGTTTGATGACGGACAGTGTTGGTCCAGCGATTCGGGACCTGCTCTAGATGCTGCGGCAATCATAGCAAT TACTATTTTTGCACTATTTGGTGCAATCACTCTAGTGTCAACTCTTTATGACATCTATCTCAACTACCGTGACTTGA aTCCACGCTTTCCAGTCGAGATTGCCTTCTCGATGTACACCAAtggtaaaaaattgtttcgtcTGGGCAACTCCCAACAACTCGAGTGCCTAAACGGAATCAAAGCTCTGAGCATGCTCTGGGTAGTACTGGGACACGTCTACATGGCTTACGTTTTTGTCCCTTTGGACAACTACGTAGACGTCTACAAC TGGCTCGACTCTACTTACAGTCAATACATAGCTGGCGCTACAGTTTCCGTGGACACTTTCCTCGTAATTGGAGGCTTCTTAACAATTTACACTTTCCAAGCCACCATGGACAAGGGTGTGAAATTCAACGTACCTCTCTACTACTTCCACCGCTACTTGAGACTTACCCCAGCTCTAGCCGCAATGCTGCTAGCCCACGCAGCTCTCTTCAACTACTTCGGGTCCGGACCTCTGTGGCAAAACACTGACGCGTACTTATCGAAAGCTTGCAGAAAGTACTGGTGGTCTACTTTGCTCTACGTTCAAAACTATGCCAACCCTGATGGCACT TGCATTCCGCAAAGTTGGTACCTCTCCGTAGACATGCAACTGTTCCTAGTATCTCCTATAATTCTGGTACTGATGCGTCAATGGCCAATTTGGGGGTACATCCTTTTGACTATCTTGTCGGTACTATCAATGGTCGCGAGCTTCTTGATTGGATGGTTCTTTGAACTTGATGGGCAATTGTCTGGAAACATCAGTGGCAATATTACGGACTACATGGAGTACTACTATATGCCCACGCACACCAGGATGGTACCGTACTTGATTGGTGTGATGCTTGGTTATGCCATTTACAAGATGAAGACTTCTGGGAAAAAACCTAAGATTAACACT ATTTTGGTCATTTTCGGATGGATTCTCTCTCTAGGTGTTATGGCGGCTTGCATCTATGGTGGCCACACTCTACAGTTCACACAATACGACAAGCTGGCTAATTCATTTTACATTTCTTTGATGCGACCAGCTTGGGCAATTGCCATCTGTTGGGTCATCTTCGCTTGTGTAACAGACCATGGAG GTCCAATCAATCAGTTTCTCTCATTACCTATTTTCCAAATCTTATCCAGATTATCTTATAGTATTTATTTAGTGCACTATTCGTTTATCTTTATGAACAACTTCTACACAAGGTCACCTCTACATTTTACTGATTACAATGCG ttcCATAAATTTTGGGGTGATCTCGCATTTTCTCTAGCGATAGCTGTTGTGTGGACTCTTGTCTTTGAATCTCCTATAATTGTCTTGGAAAAGGTGTTGCTGAAGAAGGGAGGCGAATCAAAAGGCGATAAGAAATCAGCGCTTGTATAA